The following are from one region of the Salvia hispanica cultivar TCC Black 2014 chromosome 1, UniMelb_Shisp_WGS_1.0, whole genome shotgun sequence genome:
- the LOC125213923 gene encoding probable serine/threonine-protein kinase PBL3: MSRIYDSWERLVGAVLKREEDRQLALCESFSSSTTSRSSFSFSFSFSPFIRDFRNDCRNSGERLDPVDLSSQETLFFRNVMAIEYEELKKATRNFHPCELLGEGAFRRVYKGWIHENYLTATKPGYGIAVAIQKMDLESYEGNRELLDKIHYLSQLRHPNLIKLIGYSFNDDNRILVYEFMRKGSLDNHLFRILVSW, from the exons ATGTCGAGGATTTACGATAGCTGGGAGAGGTTGGTCGGAGCTGTTTTGAAGAGAGAGGAAGACCGCCAACTTGCCCTTTGTGAAAGCTTCAGCAGCTCAACCACTTCTCGTTCCAGTTTCAGTTTCAGTTTCAGCTTTAGTCCTTTCATCCGAGATTTCAGAAATG ATTGTAGAAATTCTGGCGAGAGGCTCGATCCGGTAGATCTTTCTAGTCAGGAAACATTATTCTTCCGTAACGTGATGGCCATAGAGTATGAAGAGTTAAAAAAAGCTACCAGAAACTTTCACCCATGCGAGTTGTTGGGGGAAGGGGCATTTCGTCGTGTTTATAAAGGATGGATCCATGAAAATTATCTTACCGCAACGAAGCCTGGATATGGGATTGCTGTTGCTATCCAGAAGATGGATCTTGAAAGTTATGAAGGGAATAGGGAATTGCTG GATAAAATACATTACTTGAGTCAACTCCGTCACccaaatttgatcaaacttaTTGGATATAGCTTCAATGATGACAACAGGATTCTGGTGTATGAGTTCATGCGCAAAGGAAGCTTGGACAACCATCTCTTCAGAA TTCTTGTGTCTTGGTAG
- the LOC125207354 gene encoding F-box protein At5g49610-like, translating to MGLDCLTLNHVLGFMNRASPLVSAIFVFSCRAKATGLQMTFVGMAKHIAMNNDVLSEILLCLPVPSLLRFRAVCKTWGNIIDSQPFQKLHTHNNDKSDDMVHLQLTHSNEQDKLCLQVTFPNLVNRVQKELSIKLQCDRKSLMLVDAVKGLICINPTMFQVPVAICNPFLGKLKLLPLKASSPSKCSYTMYRRKVAIGFDEDYKVVQLLSCGQHRYFHAQVFSKSTDSWRELADIVIEDLAIDLVVPIKSGCKNGYFVHWYAYLRKVGGDVERKILSFDMKNEVFREITLPVGYPYIHLVIVRGKALRVHTVSHIFAEDEHSFRLFDFLTCGSDNLVKIYESRCAGSELSWKHVMNVRVPLSGSEVPLCRTCCVFFMHQSGVFVYDYSARKFICKHSVSEVICMDEIVEYRGSFISV from the exons ATGGGGTTAGATTGCCTGACACTGAATCATGTTCTAGGTTTCATGAATAGGGCTTCGCCTCTCGTCAGCGcgatttttgtgttttcttgTAGAGCTAAAGCCACCGGGCTCCAAATGACGTTTGTTGGAATGG CTAAACACATTGCAATGAACAATGATGTGTTGTCTGAGATTCTGTTGTGTCTGCCTGTACCATCCCTCTTGAGATTCCGAGCTGTCTGCAAAACTTGGGGCAATATCATCGATTCACAGCCTTTCCAAAAACTGCACACTCACAACAACGACAAATCAGACGACATGGTCCATCTACAACTTACTCATTCCAATGAACAAGACAAGCTATGTCTGCAAGTCACTTTTCCCAATCTTGTAAATCGAGTGCAAAAGGAACTGTCGATAAAGCTTCAATGCGATCGGAAGTCACTTATGTTAGTTGACGCAGTTAAGGGTCTAATCTGCATTAACCCAACTATGTTTCAGGTGCCCGTAGCCATATGCAACCCGTTTCTAGGCAAACTCAAACTTCTCCCACTTAAAGCATCTTCCCCTTCCAAATGCTCGTACACAATGTACAGGCGCAAGGTTGCAATTGGTTTCGACGAAGACTACAAAGTAGTGCAGCTGCTGTCATGTGGCCAACACCGCTATTTCCATGCCCAAGTGTTCTCAAAAAGTACGGATTCTTGGAGGGAGTTGGCGGACATCGTTATTGAAGATCTAGCTATTGACTTAGTTGTTCCCATTAAATCCGGGTGCAAGAATGGCTACTTTGTTCACTGGTACGCATATCTGCGAAAGGTTGGAGGAGATGTTGAGCGGAAGATATTAAGCTTCGATATGAAGAATGAAGTGTTTCGGGAAATCACACTGCCTGTGGGTTACCCTTACATTCATCTTGTTATTGTTAGAGGCAAGGCCCTCCGCGTCCACACAGTCTCTCATATTTTTGCCGAAGATGAGCACTCGTTTCGTCTCTTTGATTTCCTGACTTGTGGAAGTGATAACTTAGTGAAGATTTATGAATCGAGATGTGCAGGAAGTGAACTGAGTTGGAAACATGTGATGAACGTACGAGTACCCCTCTCGGGCTCTGAGGTACCTCTCTGCAGGACTtgttgtgtgttttttatGCATCAATCCGGTGTGTTTGTGTATGATTATAGTGCACGCAAATTCATCTGCAAGCATTCCGTCTCGGAAGTTATTTGCATGGATGAGATTGTTGAATATAGAGGAAGCTTCATTTCAGTCTAG
- the LOC125207239 gene encoding putative disease resistance protein RGA4, with the protein MEGEAVAAVIKVLVQNLIDHSKTEISLIRGLDKEAAKLAGSLETIQLYLNDAESRTIPGGAVKSWLRKLEDVAFDADTVLDELNYHLLSKQIKSIKPMKEKVLSCFSSSSHIGYPRKIALKIQEINENLEAIYKEGAGLGLKERLATNAPTLPTFETDSFTLDPIFIGRDELVSEIVEVINTSTTTDECVVSIFAIVGMGGMGKTTLTRNVFHHPKIKTLFRSHIWLHVSQIFDPIILFKKILKCLTSTDKVEVENTLSKAETYNVDLQLPESYVGIIGNNGGDGVLMTELPYLLSLHHCCHQPLPVVPRRRI; encoded by the exons ATGGAAGGAGAAGCTGTCGCCGCCGTCATTAAAGTTTTAGTTCAAAACCTCATCGACCATTCCAAGACAGAGATCTCACTAATCCGAGGTCTCGACAAAGAAGCAGCAAAGCTAGCTGGGAGTTTAGAAACGATCCAGCTATATTTGAACGATGCTGAGAGCCGTACCATTCCCGGTGGGGCAGTCAAAAGCTGGCTGAGGAAGCTTGAAGATGTTGCGTTTGATGCTGACACCGTTTTGGATGAACTCAACTATCATCTTCTCTCCAAACAAATCAAGTCCATCAAGCCCATGAAAGAAAAGGTACTCTCATGCTTCTCATCCTCGAGTCATATTGGgtatccaagaaaaatagctCTTAAAATCCAAGAAATCAATGAGAATTTAGAGGCCATTTACAAAGAGGGAGCCGGGCTTGGCCTGAAAGAAAGGCTTGCCACCAACGCGCCAACTTTGCCTACTTTTGAAACTGACTCATTCACTCTTGATCCAATTTTCATTGGAAGAGATGAGTTGGTGTCGGAAATAGTTGAGGTTATTAACACTAGTACCACAACTGATGAATGTGTAGTTTCTATCTTTGCCATTGTTGGTATGGGAGGAATGGGGAAGACAACCTTGACTAGGAATGTCTTTCATCATCCAAAGATAAAAACTCTCTTTAGATCACATATTTGGTTGCatgtttctcaaatttttgatCCAATCATTCTTTTCAAGAAAATCCTCAAATGCTTAACTTCTACTGATAAAGTTGAAGTTGAGA ATACGTTATCAAAAGCAGAGACTTACAACGTTGACTTGCAATTACCTGAGAGTTACGTCGGTATAATCGGAAACAATGGTGGAGACGGAGTTTTGATGACAGAGTTGCCTTATCTGCTCTCTCTTCACCACTGCTGTCACCAGCCTCTCCCAGTTGTCCCGAGACGACGAATATGA
- the LOC125213883 gene encoding BRASSINOSTEROID INSENSITIVE 1-associated receptor kinase 1-like isoform X2: protein MSYSSSRDNWERLVTAVVKREQIWQLCHQNSISTIASEYTDVTLSFSSLRSVSSSSHQLPLINDSIIEDRKNASKTISRKLFSALRWKRKPKDCDLREGLVGIPEYEGLERFSLPELLVATGNFSKENVIGRGGYGTVYKGQLKDGSVVAVKRLKQVIESQLEMASLVIHRNVIKLIGFCITQEEQLLVYPYMPNGSVASCLRSGTHPTLDWPTRNWIVLGVARGLAYLHEECVRTIIHLDVKAANILLDEDFDVVLADFSLAEFMDCRDDHIRGTIGHIAPEYVSTGKCTEKADVFSYGIFLLELITGQYIHELQPLANKDGMQLLEMVYTVYKGKNFEVLVDSSLEGNFLKEDVEKLLQLILICTQDVPDERPMMSEVVRMIEDGECDERWKKFLRHKIFLSPWSCVLPIEEWMIFDSGSLTEAEELSSPR, encoded by the exons ATGTCGTATTCGTCGTCTCGGGATAACTGGGAGAGGCTGGTGACAGCAGTGGTGAAGAGAGAGCAGATATGGCAACTCTGTCATCAAAACTCCATCTCCACCATTGCTTCTGAATATACCGACGTAACTCTCAG TTTTTCAAGTCTGAGATCTGTTTCCTCATCATCTCATCAACTTCCACTTATAAATGACTCTATCATCGAAG ATAGGAAAAATGCTTCTAAAACTATATCACGGAAGCTATTTTCTGCTCTGCGTTGGAAAAGGAAGCCAAAGGACTGTGATTTGCGCGAAGGTTTGGTTGGCATTCCCG AGTATGAAGGACTTGAGAGATTTTCCCTACCCGAGCTACTCGTTGCAACAGGCAATTTTAGCAAAGAAAATGTCATCGGACGTGGTGGATATGGTACAGTATATAAAGGTCAACTGAAAGATGGCTCTGTAGTGGCAGTTAAAAGATTAAAACAAGTAATTGAGTCACAACTAGAAATGGCGAGCCTTGTAATCCATCGTAATGTAATCAAACTTATTGGATTTTGCATTACACAAGAAGAACAGCTGCTTGTTTATCCTTACATGCCGAATGGAAGTGTTGCATCATGCTTAAGATCAG GGACACATCCTACACTTGACTGGCCAACTAGAAACTGGATAGTACTCGGGGTTGCAAGAGGTCTAGCTTATTTGCACGAAGAATGTGTAAGAACTATCATTCACCTCGATGTTAAAGCTGCAAATATATTGTTGGATGAGGACTTTGATGTAGTCTTGGCTGACTTCTCCTTGGCCGAATTCATGGACTGCCGCGATGATCACATAAGAGGGACAATTGGTCATATAGCCCCCGAGTACGTCTCCACCGGTAAGTGTACAGAGAAAGCCGATGTTTTTAGCTATGGGATCTTTCTTCTTGAGCTCATCACCGGACAGTATATTCATGAACTTCAACCGCTTGCGAATAAGGATGGGATGCAGTTACTTGAGATG gtATATACAGTATacaaagggaaaaattttgaGGTGTTGGTTGATTCAAGTTTGGaaggaaattttttaaaagaagaTGTGGAGAAGTTGCTTCAGTTAATTCTCATCTGCACACAAGATGTTCCAGACGAACGCCCAATGATGTCGGAAGTTGTGAGAATGATCGAAGATGGCGAATGCGATGAGAGGTGGAAAAAATTCTTACGGCATAAAATCTTTTTATCCCCTTGGAGTTGCGTCCTTCCCATTGAAGAATGGATGATCTTTGATAGTGGTTCTTTGACTGAGGCAGAGGAACTATCCAGCCCCAGATGA
- the LOC125213883 gene encoding BRASSINOSTEROID INSENSITIVE 1-associated receptor kinase 1-like isoform X1, which yields MSYSSSRDNWERLVTAVVKREQIRQLCHQNSVSTIVSDYTDVTLSFSSLRSVSSSSHQLPLINDSIIEDRKNASKTISRKLFSALRWKRKPKDCDLREGLVGIPEYEGLERFSLPELLVATGNFSKENVIGRGGYGTVYKGQLKDGSVVAVKRLKQVIESQLEMASLVIHRNVIKLIGFCITQEEQLLVYPYMPNGSVASCLRSGTHPTLDWPTRNWIVLGVARGLAYLHEECVRTIIHLDVKAANILLDEDFDVVLADFSLAEFMDCRDDHIRGTIGHIAPEYVSTGKCTEKADVFSYGIFLLELITGQYIHELQPLANKDGMQLLEMVYTVYKGKNFEVLVDSSLEGNFLKEDVEKLLQLILICTQDVPDERPMMSEVVRMIEDGECDERWKKFLRHKIFLSPWSCVLPIEEWMIFDSGSLTEAEELSSPR from the exons ATGTCATATTCGTCGTCTCGGGACAACTGGGAGAGGCTGGTGACAGCAGTGGTGAAGAGAGAGCAGATAAGGCAACTCTGTCATCAAAACTCCGTCTCCACCATTGTTTCCGATTATACCGACGTAACTCTCAG TTTTTCAAGTCTGAGATCTGTTTCCTCATCATCTCATCAACTTCCACTTATAAATGACTCTATCATCGAAG ATAGGAAAAATGCTTCTAAAACTATATCACGGAAGCTATTTTCTGCTCTGCGTTGGAAAAGGAAGCCAAAGGACTGTGATTTGCGCGAAGGTTTGGTTGGCATTCCCG AGTATGAAGGACTTGAGAGATTTTCCCTACCCGAGCTACTCGTTGCAACAGGCAATTTTAGCAAAGAAAATGTCATCGGACGTGGTGGATATGGTACAGTATATAAAGGTCAACTGAAAGATGGCTCTGTAGTGGCAGTTAAAAGATTAAAACAAGTAATTGAGTCACAACTAGAAATGGCGAGCCTTGTAATCCATCGTAATGTAATCAAACTTATTGGATTTTGCATTACACAAGAAGAACAGCTGCTTGTTTATCCTTACATGCCGAATGGAAGTGTTGCATCATGCTTAAGATCAG GGACACATCCTACACTTGACTGGCCAACTAGAAACTGGATAGTACTCGGGGTTGCAAGAGGTCTAGCTTATTTGCACGAAGAATGTGTAAGAACTATCATTCACCTCGATGTTAAAGCTGCAAATATATTGTTGGATGAGGACTTTGATGTAGTCTTGGCTGACTTCTCCTTGGCCGAATTCATGGACTGCCGCGATGATCACATAAGAGGGACAATTGGTCATATAGCCCCCGAGTACGTCTCCACCGGTAAGTGTACAGAGAAAGCCGATGTTTTTAGCTATGGGATCTTTCTTCTTGAGCTCATCACCGGACAGTATATTCATGAACTTCAACCGCTTGCGAATAAGGATGGGATGCAGTTACTTGAGATG gtATATACAGTATacaaagggaaaaattttgaGGTGTTGGTTGATTCAAGTTTGGaaggaaattttttaaaagaagaTGTGGAGAAGTTGCTTCAGTTAATTCTCATCTGCACACAAGATGTTCCAGACGAACGCCCAATGATGTCGGAAGTTGTGAGAATGATCGAAGATGGCGAATGCGATGAGAGGTGGAAAAAATTCTTACGGCATAAAATCTTTTTATCCCCTTGGAGTTGCGTCCTTCCCATTGAAGAATGGATGATCTTTGATAGTGGTTCTTTGACTGAGGCAGAGGAACTATCCAGCCCCAGATGA
- the LOC125213883 gene encoding BRASSINOSTEROID INSENSITIVE 1-associated receptor kinase 1-like isoform X3, which yields MSYSSSRDNWERLVTAVVKREQIWQLCHQNSISTIASEYTDVTLSFSSLRPVSSPSPLINDCIVEDRKNASKTTSRKLFSALRWKRKPKDRDLHHSLVSHVISRLKNFSLRELLVATENFSDKNVLGCGGHGTVYKGRLADGSLVAVKRLNHEVFETELEMGSLLKHRNVIRLYGFAITQVERLLVYHFMENGSVASCLRSGTQPTLGWPIRNSIALGVANALAYLHEECIRTIIHRDVKAENVLLDKNFQAFLADFSLAKFMDCRDDGAVKGSMGHIAPEYLSTGKCTEKADVFSYGIFLLELITGQNIPSLHQLANNDRMRLLEMVDEICKGKKFEVMVDSSLEGNYVEEEVEKLFQLVLSCTQDDPDERPTMLEIVRMMDGLDDRWKEFLSHGFGSDVILGNTPPIPLVTE from the exons ATGTCGTATTCGTCGTCTCGGGATAACTGGGAGAGGCTGGTGACAGCAGTGGTGAAGAGAGAGCAGATATGGCAACTCTGTCATCAAAACTCCATCTCCACCATTGCTTCTGAATATACCGACGTAACTCTCAG tttttcaaGTCTGAGACCTGTTTCCTCACCATCTCCACTTATAAACGACTGTATCGTCGAAG ATAGGAAAAACGCTTCCAAAACTACCTCACGGAAGCTATTTTCTGCTTTGCGTTGGAAAAGGAAACCAAAGGACCGTGACCTTCACCATTCTCTCGTTAGCCATG TGATTTCGCGTTTAAAGAACTTTAGCCTACGCGAGCTACTTGTTGCAACAGAAAATTTTAGCGACAAAAATGTCCTTGGATGTGGTGGACATGGTACAGTATATAAAGGTAGATTGGCAGATGGTTCTCTTGTGGCAGTTAAAAGATTAAATCATGAAGTGTTTGAGACAGAACTAGAAATGGGAAGCCTTTTAAAGCATCGTAATGTAATCAGGCTGTATGGATTTGCCATTACACAAGTAGAACGTCTGCTTGTTTATCATTTCATGGAGAATGGAAGTGTGGCATCATGCTTAAGATCAG GGACACAGCCTACACTTGGCTGGCCAATTAGAAACTCGATAGCACTTGGGGTTGCAAACGCTCTAGCTTATTTGCACGAAGAATGCATCAGAACTATCATTCATCGTGATGTAAAAGCTGAAAATGTATTGTTGGATAAGAACTTTCAAGCATTCTTGGCTGACTTCTCCTTGGCCAAATTCATGGACTGCCGCGATGATGGTGCCGTAAAAGGGTCAATGGGTCACATAGCCCCTGAGTACCTCTCCACGGGAAAGTGTACAGAGAAAGCCGATGTTTTTAGTTATGGGATCTTTCTTCTTGAGCTCATCACAGGACAGAACATACCTTCTCTTCATCAGCTCGCCAATAATGACAGGATGAGGTTACTGGAGATG GTAGATGAAATATGCAAGGggaaaaaatttgaagtgaTGGTTGATTCAAGTCTTGAAGGTAATTATGTAGAAGAAGAGGTGGAGAAGTTGTTTCAGTTAGTCCTCAGCTGCACACAAGATGATCCAGATGAACGTCCCACGATGTTAGAGATTGTGAGAATGATGGATGGCCTAGACGATAGGTGGAAAGAATTCTTATCACATGGTTTTGGAAGTGACGTTATCCTTGGAAATACCCCTCCCATCCCTCTCGTTACAGAATAG
- the LOC125213876 gene encoding G patch domain-containing protein TGH-like, with amino-acid sequence MVASSASVNVQIKLSDTFTKPTSANEQADVRKPFQYDPAKQIRFEQFLKEKFEGGLRTKDSGGSSDMSEAVRARERLEFEEAAAAVQKAKLGNERQVSSQLLKDLSAVSGLQFTAGGVEKHTSSLEDELIAKAMYPKREEFQWRPAPILCKRFDLIDPYMGKPPPAPRMKSKMDSLIFMPDSIRAADVQEQVPGERRSSSQPQGHSRKKENEAIDKEAEIEVEVENVERPVDLYKAIFSDDSDDEEENSTSNQAEDTEKKIEAANTTLNRLMAGDFLETLGKELGLLVPPEMPPPENKAGKRVATDTDERNESPLPAKMTMPVDQRAGQSSKNGATTHHSDGKETKSGKGRGEDVRLSSGKASSSEDERSKKHSRSRRHKRRRSRSSDTDSSDDSDVRGHHSRSRRDDKETSRGKSSSRSHSKHGKHKRKDSPSRSHRASEHEERHKRKKKR; translated from the exons ATGGTGGCTTCTTCTGCATCTGTAAATGTTCAAATAAAACTCTCAGATACATTCACCAAACCTACATCCGCG AATGAACAAGCAGATGTCAGAAAACCTTTCCAATATGACCCAGCGAAACAGATCAGATTTGAACAAttcttgaaggagaaatttGAAGGAGGTCTTCGAACTAAAGACTCTGGTGGTTCCAGTGATATGTCTGAAGCTGTTCGTGCTCGTGAAAGATTAGAATTTGAAGAAGCTGCAGCTGCGGTGCAGAAAGCAAAATTAGGTAACGAAAGGCAGGTGAGCAGTCAGTTGCTTAAGGACCTGTCGGCTGTTTCAGGATTACAGTTCACTGCTGGTGGAGTAGAG AAACATACATCTTCCCTTGAAGATGAATTGATAGCTAAAGCAATGTATCCGAAGCGGGAAGAGTTTCAGTGGCGACCTGCACCTATCTTATGCAAgcgttttgatttgattgatcCTTACATGGGCAAG CCACCTCCTGCTCCACGTATGAAGAGCAAAATGGACTCTTTGATTTTCATGCCGGATTCCATCAGAGCTGCAGATGTCCAAGAACAAGTTCCCGGGGAGCGGAGATCATCTTCACAACCTCAGGGGCACAGcaggaagaaagaaaatgaagcaATCGATAAGGAAGCTGAGATTGAGGTGGAAGTCGAAAATGTTGAGAGGCCCGTTGATCTCTACAAA GCCATTTTTTCTGATGATtcagatgatgaagaagaaaacagcACATCCAATCAAGCAGAGGATACAGAGAAGAAGATCGAAGCTGCAAATACGACTCTTAATCGTTTAATGGCTGGGGACTTCTTAGAAACACTAGGGAAAGAACTAGGTTTATTGGTCCCTCCTGAGATGCCACCCCCGGAAAATAAAGCTGGCAAAAGAGTCGCTACTGATACAGATGAGAGAAACGAGAGCCCTCTTCCGGCTAAAATGACAATGCCAGTTGATCAAAGGGCAGGCCAAAGTTCCAAAAATGGAGCAACCACACATCACTCAGATGGTAAAGAAACTAAATCCGGCAAGGGCCGTGGAGAAGATGTTCGTTTGAGCAGTGGCAAAGCTAGTTCTTCAGAAGACGAGAGGAGCAAAAAGCACTCAAGGAGCCGCAGACATAAGAGAAGGAGAAGCAGGAGTTCAGATACTGACTCATCGGATGACTCTGATGTTCGAGGACACCACTCAAGGTCGAGGAGAGACGACAAGGAAACCTCTAGGGGAAAGAGCAGCAGCAGAAGCCACTCGAAGCACGGTAAACATAAAAGGAAGGACTCTCCAAGCCGATCCCATCGAGCCTCTGAGCACGAAGAAAGAcacaaaagaaagaagaaacgTTAG
- the LOC125207315 gene encoding uncharacterized protein LOC125207315: protein MIHCLAAESDFNNLVESCRETLSSSRDNWERLVAAVVKREEIWQLCHQNSFTTISSHSSGEIISISRIGSKNNSESPQRRAQLASGSGIEVRNKKRWQKRFRHPKLVHVIGFCHTLEEQLLVFRLMVNGSVESWLRGKPERLPLIC from the exons atgataCATTGCTTAGCTg CAGAATCcgattttaataatttggttGAAAGCTGTAGAGAGACGCTGTCGTCGTCGCGAGACAACTGGGAGAGGCTGGTGGCGGCGGTGGtgaagagagaagaaatatgGCAACTCTGCCACCAAAACTCCTTCACCACCATTTCATCTCATTCCAGTGGAGAAATTATCAG TATTTCGAGGATTGGATCGAAGAATAATTCCGAATCACCACAGCGTCGAGCTCAGCTTGCTAGCGGTTCTGGCATCGAAG TGAGGAACAAGAAAAGATGGCAAAAAAGATTTAGACATCCAAAACTTGTTCATGTGATTGGATTTTGTCATACACTAGAAGAGCAACTGCTTGTTTTCCGCTTGATGGTCAATGGAAGTGTCGAATCATGGTTAAGGGGTAAGCCTGAAAGACTGCCACTCATATGTTAA